From one Burkholderia latens genomic stretch:
- a CDS encoding ABC transporter ATP-binding protein, translated as MDKLIVDDLHLSYGANPILKGVSFELKAGEVVCLLGASGSGKTTLLRAVAGLEQPSDGRIQLDDRVFFDGAQRIDLPVEQRSLGLVFQSYALWPHRTVADNVGYGLKLRRVAPAEQKRRVQTALDQLGLGHLAERFPHQLSGGQQQRVAIARALVYNPPVILLDEPLSNLDAKLREEARAWLRELIVSLGLSALCVTHDQTEAMAMSDRILLLRNGRIEQEGTPAELYGAPRSLYTAEFMGSNNRIDARVAAVDGERVTLAGDGWELQALARDAFAPGQDAQAVIRLERVQVADGPGANRLQADLVTSMYLGDRWEYLFHCGEMRLRAFGHVPRAAGKHWIEFPANDCWAFAKAG; from the coding sequence ATGGATAAGCTCATCGTCGACGATCTGCACCTCAGCTATGGCGCAAACCCGATCCTCAAGGGCGTGTCGTTCGAACTGAAGGCTGGCGAAGTCGTGTGCCTGCTCGGTGCGTCCGGCAGCGGCAAGACCACGCTGCTGCGCGCGGTAGCCGGCCTCGAACAGCCGTCCGACGGACGCATCCAGCTCGACGACCGCGTGTTCTTCGACGGCGCGCAACGCATCGACCTGCCCGTCGAACAGCGCTCGCTCGGCCTCGTGTTCCAGTCGTACGCGCTGTGGCCGCACCGCACCGTCGCCGACAACGTCGGCTACGGCCTCAAGCTGCGCCGCGTCGCGCCTGCCGAGCAAAAGCGCCGCGTGCAGACCGCGCTCGACCAGCTCGGCCTCGGCCATCTTGCCGAACGCTTTCCGCACCAGCTGTCCGGCGGTCAGCAGCAGCGCGTCGCAATCGCGCGTGCGCTCGTCTACAACCCGCCGGTGATCCTGCTCGACGAGCCGCTGTCGAACCTCGATGCGAAACTGCGCGAGGAAGCGCGCGCATGGCTGCGCGAGCTGATCGTGTCGCTCGGGCTGTCCGCGCTGTGCGTCACGCACGATCAGACCGAAGCGATGGCGATGTCCGACCGCATCCTGCTGCTGCGCAACGGCCGCATCGAGCAGGAAGGCACGCCGGCCGAGCTTTACGGCGCACCGCGCTCGCTGTATACGGCCGAGTTCATGGGCAGCAACAACCGCATCGACGCGCGCGTGGCCGCAGTCGACGGCGAACGCGTGACGCTCGCCGGCGACGGCTGGGAATTGCAGGCGCTCGCGCGCGACGCGTTCGCGCCCGGCCAGGACGCGCAGGCAGTGATCCGTCTCGAGCGCGTGCAGGTGGCCGACGGCCCGGGCGCGAACCGTCTGCAGGCCGACCTCGTCACGTCGATGTATCTCGGCGACCGCTGGGAATACCTGTTTCATTGCGGCGAGATGCGTCTGCGCGCGTTCGGCCATGTGCCGCGCGCCGCCGGCAAGCACTGGATCGAATTCCCCGCCAACGACTGCTGGGCGTTCGCGAAAGCGGGCTGA
- a CDS encoding porin — MKSRAERSRRTAVLTGSAVAVGLAAGAAHAQSSVTMYGIMDAGIEYTNHAAPEGGSSVKLKSGNKNTSRWGLRGVEDLGGGLKAVFRLESGIDLANGAFDDGPDSIFARRATVGLKGKWGELTLGRNYTVTYDYMLPFDPMGYAQNYSWATSSMATGGRKDGLFTRSSNAVRYDGEFSGVKFGALYGFGNVPGSVKTSSKYDFALGYETGPFAAVVTFDRQNGAADSVTPADTVNYIQGIHAGLSYDFGKLKAMAGYRNYRRTYHTSASNQLSDMYWLGGSYQFTPAFSLIAAVYHQNIKGGSDADPTLVSMRANYALSKRTVLYAAGAFAIAKHDQKVGVSRDFAGYGTTQVGVTAGIQQRF; from the coding sequence ATGAAATCACGCGCAGAACGTTCCCGTCGCACTGCCGTCCTGACCGGATCGGCCGTCGCCGTCGGCCTCGCGGCCGGCGCCGCGCACGCGCAGTCGTCGGTCACGATGTACGGGATCATGGATGCCGGTATCGAGTACACGAATCATGCTGCGCCCGAGGGCGGCAGTTCCGTCAAGCTGAAGTCCGGCAACAAGAATACGTCGCGCTGGGGCCTGCGCGGCGTCGAGGACCTCGGTGGCGGACTGAAGGCCGTGTTCCGCCTCGAAAGCGGGATCGATCTCGCGAACGGCGCGTTCGACGACGGCCCCGACTCGATCTTTGCGCGGCGCGCGACGGTCGGACTGAAAGGCAAATGGGGCGAGCTGACGCTCGGCCGCAACTACACCGTCACGTACGACTACATGCTGCCGTTCGACCCGATGGGCTACGCGCAGAACTACTCGTGGGCGACGTCGTCGATGGCGACGGGCGGCCGCAAGGACGGCCTCTTTACACGTTCGTCGAACGCGGTGCGCTACGACGGCGAATTCAGCGGCGTGAAGTTCGGCGCGCTTTACGGCTTCGGCAACGTGCCGGGCAGCGTCAAGACCAGCTCGAAGTACGACTTCGCGCTTGGTTACGAGACCGGCCCGTTCGCCGCCGTCGTCACGTTCGACCGGCAGAACGGCGCGGCCGACAGCGTGACGCCGGCCGATACCGTGAACTACATCCAGGGCATTCACGCGGGCCTGAGCTACGACTTCGGCAAGCTGAAGGCGATGGCGGGCTATCGGAACTATCGGCGCACGTATCACACGAGCGCGTCGAACCAGTTGAGCGACATGTACTGGCTCGGCGGGTCGTACCAGTTCACGCCGGCGTTTTCGCTGATCGCGGCCGTCTATCACCAGAACATCAAGGGCGGCAGCGATGCCGATCCGACACTGGTGTCGATGCGCGCGAATTACGCGCTGTCGAAGCGCACGGTGCTGTATGCGGCCGGCGCGTTCGCGATCGCGAAACACGACCAGAAGGTGGGCGTGTCGCGCGATTTCGCGGGGTACGGCACGACGCAGGTCGGCGTGACGGCAGGGATTCAGCAGCGGTTCTGA
- a CDS encoding quinone oxidoreductase family protein, whose translation MKAAVVERAGQRPVHTDFDAPCALPGHRLIDVTASALSRLAQGRAAGTHYSSVGSYPFVVGVDGVGRGDDGKRVYFFGASAPFGAMAERTIVPDTQCVPLPDDLDDVLAAAIAIPGMSSWAALVERAGFAPGETVLVNGATGTSGRLAVRIAKHLGAAKVIATGRNTAALDALLSAGADAVVPLQQDDAQLARALDPHFRAGVDVVLDYLWGDSARALLIAAAKATPEGRRLRFVQIGSIGGAEVLLPGAVLRATAIELMGSGLGSVPLPRLLAAMRGVFDAAAPAGLSVDTRAVPLSAVGEYWGDADSRVRTVFVMQTG comes from the coding sequence ATGAAAGCAGCGGTCGTGGAGCGTGCCGGACAGCGTCCGGTTCATACGGACTTCGATGCGCCGTGTGCGTTGCCGGGCCATCGTCTGATCGACGTGACGGCATCCGCGCTGAGCCGGCTCGCGCAGGGGCGCGCGGCCGGCACGCATTATTCGTCCGTCGGCAGCTATCCGTTCGTCGTCGGCGTCGATGGCGTGGGGCGCGGCGACGATGGCAAGCGCGTGTACTTCTTCGGCGCCTCCGCACCGTTCGGCGCGATGGCGGAACGCACGATCGTGCCCGATACGCAATGCGTGCCGTTGCCCGATGACCTCGACGACGTGCTCGCGGCGGCGATCGCGATTCCGGGAATGTCGTCTTGGGCGGCATTGGTTGAACGCGCGGGCTTTGCGCCGGGAGAAACGGTGCTGGTCAACGGCGCGACGGGTACGTCCGGCCGGCTGGCCGTGCGAATCGCGAAGCATCTCGGGGCCGCGAAAGTGATCGCGACGGGCCGCAATACGGCTGCGCTGGATGCGTTGCTGAGCGCCGGCGCCGACGCGGTCGTGCCGCTGCAGCAGGACGATGCGCAGCTTGCCCGCGCGCTGGATCCGCATTTCCGGGCTGGCGTGGACGTCGTGCTCGACTACCTTTGGGGCGACAGCGCACGGGCATTGCTCATCGCGGCGGCAAAGGCTACCCCCGAAGGGCGGCGGCTGCGCTTCGTGCAGATCGGGTCGATCGGCGGCGCGGAGGTGCTGCTGCCGGGGGCCGTGCTGCGCGCGACGGCGATCGAATTGATGGGTAGCGGCCTCGGCAGCGTGCCGCTGCCGCGCTTGCTGGCGGCGATGCGCGGCGTGTTCGACGCCGCCGCGCCTGCGGGCCTCTCGGTGGACACGCGTGCCGTGCCGCTGTCGGCGGTCGGGGAATATTGGGGCGATGCCGATAGCCGGGTGCGAACGGTGTTCGTGATGCAGACCGGGTGA